The Nitrospirota bacterium DNA window GGCTGCCTCCTGCCTGAGTGAATTTTCAAGCTCTTCCCCCAGAACACCCTTTATGACCTTCATCTGTAATCTCCTGTTACCATACAAGTTGTCAATTATTGTATCTTGTAAGGTAACAAGCGTCAAGATAAATTACCATGTATGCATAAAAAATATTACTTCCCCAAATTATGCCACAATCCCGCCAGATACGCCCAGTCGCCTGAGCCGAATTCATCGGCAAATTTGGCTGACAGTTCAGCAGTCCCCTTCAGATGCTCCTCAAGAGAGTGCCATTCGTCTAATGGCTTCCCTTCCACGCTGTGGGCATAGGATTTCATAAGCCTTCATACTTATTATTCTTATCTTCCGAAGTTTCCACCACATTATCACCTCAACCACCAGCTTTTGTGGTGGGAAAATATAAAGTCCCTCGTTTTCTTTTGTGACTGCTCTTTTTATTCGTAAATCCGAAAATCAATGAACTCCTTTATTCGGAGGAAATCCTTTTTGTTCTGTGTGACAACGAATGCACCATTTCTTCGCGCCGAACATGCAATCAAGATATCGTTCTGAATTTTTGAGATATATTTTGCTTCAAATCCATATTTCCGCCCGAGTTTAGCCATAATCATTCCAGCCTTCCGCCAGTCCTCATCATTCGGGACGATAAGCCT harbors:
- a CDS encoding type II toxin-antitoxin system VapC family toxin codes for the protein MSTEEYPFKALCDTSVYIPFINRGIIHPVFTGSARPVLYMSMVVLVELYAGSHDANSTKLVDRLYNTFLSVGRLIVPNDEDWRKAGMIMAKLGRKYGFEAKYISKIQNDILIACSARRNGAFVVTQNKKDFLRIKEFIDFRIYE